In a single window of the Necator americanus strain Aroian chromosome X, whole genome shotgun sequence genome:
- a CDS encoding hypothetical protein (NECATOR_CHRX.G23497.T1), translating to MSSEGLLGFNLEETTWPKKEFWTEVVKEDLRRLGVNMLFRRDVSFCGIRNSDEWINAVEALPENREHWAVKEKYHNSIRVEGLAVVLLDF from the coding sequence ATGAGTTCTGAGGGGCTTCTCGGGTTCAATCTGGAAGAGACCACCTGGCCGAAGAAGGaattctggactgaggtggtgaaagaggacctgaggagaCTCGGCGTGAATATGctgttcaggcgagacgtaagttTTTGCGGGATAAGGAATAGCGATGAATGGATTAATGCTGTGGAAgctcttccagaaaatcgaGAACATTGGGCAGTCAAAGAGAAATACCATAACAGTATAAGAGTAGAAGGTCTCGCAGTTGTTCTACTGGATTTTTAA
- a CDS encoding hypothetical protein (NECATOR_CHRX.G23498.T1): MAEVNPFDGWKAAQAKDERSSFSTEYRSGRSERRNMRNEIPPTCVYLCWSTDQEEGQRCGFLHKANPGRCKRTGSVLIPPKKFAFASAETKSTYNSVCVARTTGDFSQENHLKRRLRRQLKRDGGNQGTSRAKKFEKAWESKNSRKAYALLKQYTDKMKRCFQLSTLPMEWLLVNETFEFGGGEDHIKTLLNLQAQSTQRN; encoded by the coding sequence aTGGCAGAGGTCAACCCTTTTGACGGCTGGAAAGCAGCGCAAGCGAAAGATGAGAGAAGTTCCTTTTCAACCGAATATCGAAGTGGGAGGTCTGAAAGGCGAAATATGCGGAatgaaattccgccaacgtgtgtgtatttatgttggagtacggaccaggaagaaggtcagcgatgcggattccttcacaaagcgaatccaggacgctgcaagagAACCGGCTCCGTCCTAATACCAccgaagaagtttgccttcgCATccgcggaaacaaaatccacgtacaattctgtatgtgttgcCCGTACTACTGGTGACTTCAGCCAAGAGAACCACCTGAAAAGAAGGTTGCGTCGCCAGCTGAAACGTGACGGTGGGAACCAAGgaacgtcaagagcgaagaagtttgaaaaggcgtgggagagCAAAAACTCACgaaaagcctatgctttactaaaacagtataccgacaaaatgaaaagatgtttccagctctcaacactgccaatggaatGGCTGTTGGTAAACGAAACATTCGAatttggggggggggaggatcacatcaagaccttgctgaacctgCAAGCGCAGTCAACTCAACGGAACTAG
- a CDS encoding hypothetical protein (NECATOR_CHRX.G23499.T1), with amino-acid sequence MVMSVIAPNSTKKELYRPFFPTRHGRTPSSRPNSISSNHRFSIFSKAIQTTTAADRLITRLVNNKSTTTTIKITFNDCLVTAIHIMISVTSTHCALITP; translated from the exons ATGGTAATGAGTGTGATCGCGCCGAATTCCACTAAGAAGGAGCTTTATAGaccgttctttcctacgagacacggTAGAACGCCAAGCTCAAGGCCGAATTCTATTTCATCCAATCATCGTTTTTCTATCTTCTCCAAAGCCATCCAGACTACCACAGCCGCAGACCGTCTAATCACGCGGCTGGTCAACAACAAAAG CACCACTACAACCATCAAAATAACTTTCAATGACTGCCTAGTGACTGCCATTCACATAATGATATCGGTCACTTCAACACATTGTGCCCTTATCACTCCATAA
- a CDS encoding hypothetical protein (NECATOR_CHRX.G23500.T2) has product MARQPKAMAPWIHAGFVRRTLQPHRCGCLAEWSKVIYITSIYIQSTSNIKRTGFAPCVVEDYYGLDASSYYATKRYSSREPVGGHCSRFHLEPP; this is encoded by the exons ATGGCTCGCCAG CCAAAAGCGATGGCTCCATGGATACATGCTGGCTTCGTACGACGGACACTACAACCTCATCGTTGTGGATGCTTAGCGGAATGGTCCAAAGTCATTTACATCACTTCAATCTATATCCA ATCAACATCCAACATCAAACGAACTGGCTTTGCTCCATGCGTTGTAGAGGATTACTATGGACTCGACGCGTCATCCTACTACGCCACGAAGCGATACAGCAGTCGGGAACCAGTTGGTGGCCACTGTTCACGTTTCCATTTGGAGCCGCCGTGA
- a CDS encoding hypothetical protein (NECATOR_CHRX.G23500.T1), whose translation MARQPKAMAPWIHAGFVRRTLQPHRCGCLAEWSKVIYITSIYIQYRRHEDFCTIWGPTNTSHVHCRRVHIKIVL comes from the exons ATGGCTCGCCAG CCAAAAGCGATGGCTCCATGGATACATGCTGGCTTCGTACGACGGACACTACAACCTCATCGTTGTGGATGCTTAGCGGAATGGTCCAAAGTCATTTACATCACTTCAATCTATATCCAGTATCGTCGTCATGAAGATTTTTGCACAATTTGGGGACCCACTAACACTTCTCACGTACATTGCCGCAGGGTACACATCAAGATCGTCCTATGA
- a CDS encoding hypothetical protein (NECATOR_CHRX.G23501.T1): MEETKRDTLEKHGPHPTESDGCDADEKTDYLLRTLVNMYTRLPTSPMWHGAPAHLIVYARKTIERVVMAQIHALAFYPNLDADRHRDELFFKSLAKLARSIHPSHPMLKIPTVLHGEAPWPSAQAEISVINAYKSARDKLSCVVRCCETISNLIAMAPNMGTAAADDVTPVLVYVIIQANPPSLLSNVQYVQGFGGPLLEGAEGYWWTQFTAAIEFVKTLL; encoded by the exons ATGGAAGAGACCAAAAGAGACACACTCGAGAAACATGGACCACATCCTACCGAAAGCGACGGTTGTGACGCA GATGAGAAAACCGACTACCTTCTGCGAACATTGGTAAACATGTATACACGCTTGCCTACCTCCCCAATGTGGCATGGCGCTCCTGCTCATCTTATCGTATATGCTCGGAAAACGATCGAACGTGTCGTCATGGCTCAAATTCATGCACTGGCTTTCTATCCTAATCTTGATGCTGATCGACATCGTGACGA gttatttttcaaatcgtTAGCGAAACTGGCTCGATCAATCCATCCTAGTCATCCCATGCTGAAGATCCCAACT GTGCTTCATGGTGAAGCACCATGGCCTTCAGCTCAAGCGGAGATTAGTGTAATTAACGCATACAAATCTGCGCGGGACAAGCTCTCTTGCGTTGTAAG GTGTTGTGAAACAATAAGCAACCTGATTGCAATGGCGCCAAATATGGGAACAGCTGCTGCTGATGACGTCACTCCCGTTCTCGTTTACGTTATCATCCAG GCCAATCCTCCTTCGTTGCTTTCAAATGTTCAGTACGTCCAAGGGTTTGGTGGACCACTACTCGAAGGAGCGGAAGGGTACTGGTGGACGCAGTTCACAGCTGCCATCGAGTTTGTCAAAACTCTTCTATGA
- a CDS encoding hypothetical protein (NECATOR_CHRX.G23501.T2) gives MWHGAPAHLIVYARKTIERVVMAQIHALAFYPNLDADRHRDELFFKSLAKLARSIHPSHPMLKIPTVLHGEAPWPSAQAEISVINAYKSARDKLSCVVRCCETISNLIAMAPNMGTAAADDVTPVLVYVIIQANPPSLLSNVQYVQGFGGPLLEGAEGYWWTQFTAAIEFVKTLL, from the exons ATGTGGCATGGCGCTCCTGCTCATCTTATCGTATATGCTCGGAAAACGATCGAACGTGTCGTCATGGCTCAAATTCATGCACTGGCTTTCTATCCTAATCTTGATGCTGATCGACATCGTGACGA gttatttttcaaatcgtTAGCGAAACTGGCTCGATCAATCCATCCTAGTCATCCCATGCTGAAGATCCCAACT GTGCTTCATGGTGAAGCACCATGGCCTTCAGCTCAAGCGGAGATTAGTGTAATTAACGCATACAAATCTGCGCGGGACAAGCTCTCTTGCGTTGTAAG GTGTTGTGAAACAATAAGCAACCTGATTGCAATGGCGCCAAATATGGGAACAGCTGCTGCTGATGACGTCACTCCCGTTCTCGTTTACGTTATCATCCAG GCCAATCCTCCTTCGTTGCTTTCAAATGTTCAGTACGTCCAAGGGTTTGGTGGACCACTACTCGAAGGAGCGGAAGGGTACTGGTGGACGCAGTTCACAGCTGCCATCGAGTTTGTCAAAACTCTTCTATGA
- a CDS encoding hypothetical protein (NECATOR_CHRX.G23501.T3) has protein sequence MEETKRDTLEKHGPHPTESDGCDAVGRSTGHNYDRSFKIALKKLSLSSMRNRQITSKCAWDYKNAGLIHWLDTLS, from the coding sequence ATGGAAGAGACCAAAAGAGACACACTCGAGAAACATGGACCACATCCTACCGAAAGCGACGGTTGTGACGCAGTTGGTAGGAGCACTGGTCACAACTACGATCGATCGTTCAAGATCGCTCTGAAgaaactaagcctttcatcgatGCGGAATCGACAAATTACTAGCAAATGTGCTTGGGACTATAAAAACGCTGGCTTGATACATTGGCTAGACACGCTTTCATGA
- a CDS encoding hypothetical protein (NECATOR_CHRX.G23502.T1), producing the protein MGGLKGEICGMKFRQRVCINVGVRTRKKLSDADSFTKRIQSKRNGPVLIPPEKFETLKLWIVSVHAPTETAEDHNKDAFCDELNALISKIPSQQAVIVGTDANTKMGPEQQFNVLGKWFYPMEQTSDNGKYQ; encoded by the coding sequence atgggaGGTCTGAAAGGCGAAATATGCGGAatgaaattccgccaacgtgtgtgtattaatgttggagtacggaccaggaagaagctcaGCGATGCGGATTCTTTCACAAAGCGAATCCAGAGCAAGAGAAACGGCCCCGTTCTAATTCCACCAGAGAAGTTTGAAACtctcaaactctggatcgtaagtgttcacgcacctacggagacCGCAGAGGACCACAACAAGGACGCGTTTtgtgatgaactcaatgcgttgatatccaagataccaagccagcaaGCGGTAATTGTCGGAACTGATGCGAATACAAAGATGGGACCTGAACAACAATTCaatgtgcttggaaaatggttctatcccATGGAGCAGACATCGGACAACGgaaaatatcaataa
- a CDS encoding hypothetical protein (NECATOR_CHRX.G23503.T1): MQLAFLDFEAAFDSIHRGRLLNALRADGVPGKFVRLLDDMNQRTTAAVQTPAGCTTPFEVVTGVRQGTVAGPFLFAIDDNMRRTVNHCPVDIILALSGHPLTYLEYADDVVIFAVTSTKLQNVVNLVSKLAAASGLRLYPNKCKQMCLFKTSNGNQGERTTNLLPLSFFSLFLSSLTWAVC; encoded by the coding sequence atgcaattagcctttctggactttgaagccgcgttcgactctattcaccgaggccgtcttctcaacgcgctccgcgccgatggagtaccaggaaagttcgttcgcttgcttgatgacatgaatcaacgaacaactgctgcagttcaaacaccagccggatgtacaacaccgtttgaggtggtaactggggTAAGACAAGGgacagtggcaggacccttcctgttcgcTATCGACGACaatatgcgaagaacagtcaaTCACTGTCCTGTcgatatcattctagcacTGTCAGGACACCCCTTGACctatctcgagtacgctgacgatgttgttatattcgcggtaactagtacgaaacttcaaaatgttgtcaaccttgtatcgaagctggctgcagcctctGGACTACGTCTATACCCtaataaatgcaagcagatgtgtcTCTTcaagacctcgaacgggaatcagggcgAACGGACAACCAATCTCCTGCctcttagttttttctctcttttcttgagTTCtcttacctgggctgtatgctga